A single genomic interval of Vicia villosa cultivar HV-30 ecotype Madison, WI unplaced genomic scaffold, Vvil1.0 ctg.001992F_1_1, whole genome shotgun sequence harbors:
- the LOC131637417 gene encoding pentatricopeptide repeat-containing protein At4g16390, chloroplastic-like, translating into MVHAYPLCSSPSSTFSDFTTRISSPNSFANPKFPNFNQKSRKFKIFLSFQPPNSLEDANHNDPHANSSTLSKSKIWVNPKILSSGRVWSKTQHAVSSLAKLDKSFDPSDPIEQQVSEILKCLGNNVAERDAEHVLHNIANPEIAILALEYFKKKLEPERHVVLYNVLLKLFREIKDFEKAEKVFEEMLQRGVKPNVVTFSTLIRCASLCSLPHKSVELFERMPSFRCEPDHNVSSSMIYVYARMGNVDMALKLYDDAKNEKWPVRTVAFSALIKMHGVLGNYDECLSVYKDLKALGVRPHLTLYNALLYAMAKAKRPRDAQGLYEEMKMNGILPNWATYSALLEAYSRGRLSKEALRVYKEMKEKEMKMNKFLYGMLIDMCADVGCVDEAEEIFEDMKRSETCEPNLIVYSSLINMYSCIGKVLEAEAMLNEMISHGFELNIFVLTMFVHCYGKARRTDDVVNIFNKIWETGITPDDRFWDCLLNVMIELPKEELGKITNCIEKTNPKLGYIVTYLTEGGEEDGYFIKETSELLSSAKDDVKKSLCNSLLDLCVNLGVQDRARDILDLGLTLKIYSDIQSRSETQWCLNLKKLSVGAAMTAFHVWIDDLSKAFESGEELPQILGICTVPWRHRRSEKDLASVFESYLKEHSAPFHKATNMDGWFLTTSQDAKSWLQSRGSIDRVVIGFLLS; encoded by the exons ATGGTTCATGCTTACCCTCTCTGTTCTTCCCCTTCGTCCACCTTCTCTGATTTCACAACTCGCATTTCATCCCCTAATTCTTTCGCCAACCCCAAATTCCCCAACTTCAATCAAAAATCCcgcaaattcaaaatctttctcTCTTTCCAACCACCCAATTCTCTTGAAGATGCAAATCACAATGACCCACATGCAAATTCCTCAACTTTATCCAAATCTAAAATCTGGGTCAATCCCAAAATCCTCAGTTCCGGACGGGTTTGGAGCAAAACCCAACACGCCGTCTCTTCTCTCGCCAAATTGGACAAATCTTTTGACCCATCTGATCCTATTGAGCAGCAAGTTTCTGAAATTCTCAAGTGTTTGGGAAACAATGTTGCAGAACGTGATGCAGAGCATGTTCTCCATAACATAGCAAACCCTGAAATTGCGATTCTTGCTCTTGAATACTTCAAAAAGAAGCTTGAACCGGAGAGACATGTTGTTCTTTACAATGTGTTGCTTAAGCTTTTTAGGGAAATTAAGGATTTTGAGAAAGCAGAGAAGGTGTTTGAGGAAATGCTCCAGAGAGGAGTCAAGCCTAATGTTGTTACGTTTTCGACTTTGATTAGAtgtgcttctctttgttctttgcCGCATAAATCTGTGGAGTTGTTTGAGAGGATGCCTTCTTTCCGGTGTGAACCGGATCACAATGTGTCATCGTCTATGATTTATGTTTATGCTCGTATGGGTAATGTTGATATGGCTTTGAAATTATATGATGATGCGAAAAATGAGAAATGGCCTGTTAGGACAGTGGCTTTCTCTGCTTTGATTAAGATGCATGGTGTGTTGGGAAACTATGATGAGTGTTTGAGTGTTTATAAAGATTTGAAGGCTCTTGGTGTTAGGCCGCACCTGACATTGTATAATGCTTTGCTGTATGCAATGGCGAAAGCTAAGAGGCCAAGGGATGCTCAGGGTTTATACGAAGAGAtgaaaatgaatggaattttgcCAAATTGGGCAACCTATTCTGCTCTCTTGGAAGCTTATTCGAGAGGACGGTTAAGTAAAGAAGCGTTGCGTGTGTATAAAGAAATGAAGGAAAAGGAGATGAAAATGAATAAATTTCTTTACGGCATGCTTATTGACATGTGTGCTGATGTTGGCTGTGTAGATGAAGCTGAAGAAATATTTGAAGATATGAAGCGTTCCGAGACTTGTGAGCCAAACCTTATTGTATACTCATCCTTGATTAACATGTATTCATGCATTGGGAAAGTTTTGGAGGCGGAAGCCATGTTGAATGAAATGATAAGCCACGGGTTCGAGCTTAATATTTTTGTTCTCACAATGTTTGTTCATTGCTACGGAAAGGCCAGACGAACCGATGATGTTgtgaatatatttaataaaatatgggAGACTGGCATCACTCCCGACGACCGTTTTTGGGATTGTCTTTTGAATGTGATGATCGAACTACCAAAAGAAGAGCTCGGTAAGATAACAAATTGCATTGAGAAAACTAACCCAAAACTTGGTTATATTGTGACATATTTGACGGAAGGGGGCGAGGAAGATGGATATTTTATAAAGGAAACATCAGAACTTTTAAGTTCAGCTAAAGATGATGTAAAGAAGTCCTTGTGCAACAGTCTACTTGATCTTTGTGTCAACCTTGGTGTGCAAGACAGAGCTCGCGACATTCTTGACTTGGGATTGACGCTTAAGATTTATAGCGATATACAATCGAGATCTGAAACTCAGTGGTGTTTGAACCTAAAAAAACTCTCAGTCGGAGCTGCTATGACAGCATTTCATGTTTGGATAGACGACTTGTCTAAGGCTTTTGAATCAGGTGAGGAGCTTCCACAAATACTTGGAATTTGTACGGTCCCTTGGAGACACAGGCGATCGGAGAAAGACTTGGCTAGTGTATTTGAATCATATCTGAAAGAACATAGTGCTCCTTTCCACAAGGCTACTAATATGGATGGCTGGTTTCTTACTACAAGCCAAGATGCCAAGTCATGGCTGCAGTCTAGAGGTTCAATTGATAGAGTTGTTATAG GGTTTCTGTTGAGTTGA